The Trypanosoma brucei gambiense DAL972 chromosome 10, complete sequence genome has a segment encoding these proteins:
- a CDS encoding 26S proteasome regulatory subunit, putative, with protein sequence MANDDPKEPQTAVVNPEVDQQDTSVNGDDGDAERDGGKDVPVFTPAGARVEVHPLVLLSLVDHYARVNAKVSQKRRVAGLLLGRHLSHPGGIQVLDINNSFAVPFDEDPQNPDVWFLDTNYAEEMFLMFRRVHPKVRIVGWYSAGPSCAVQPNDMLLHLLIADRFSLNPVYCIVNTDPNNKGVPVLAYTTVHGRDGARSLEFRNIPTHLGAEEAEEIGIEHLLRDLTDSTITTLSAQVQERELSLGHLGRVLQSIEEYLNDVAEGTMPISEDVLSVLQEVISLQPHIYHLKTSTDMVRHANDQAIAMFIAAIGRCVCTLYDVIANRRRIAREIQEVRARRERSLKEKLGNEQHKAKEAATEESRKEGAAKNKNNGGTSEGK encoded by the coding sequence ATGGCCAATGATGACCCCAAGGAACCGCAAACTGCGGTAGTCAATCCTGAAGTGGATCAACAGGACACATCCGTCAATGGGGACGACGGCGACGCGGAACGTGATGGTGGAAAAGATGTTCCGGTATTTACTCCTGCGGGGGCACGAGTAGAGGTTCACCCACTTGTTTTGCTCTCACTTGTCGACCACTACGCCCGTGTTAACGCAAAAGTGTCACAAAAGCGGCGTGTCGCTGGGCTTCTTCTCGGCCGTCACCTCAGCCACCCTGGTGGAATACAAGTGCTTGACATTAACAACAGTTTCGCTGTTCCGTTTGATGAGGACCCTCAGAATCCTGATGTCTGGTTTCTCGATACAAACTATGCAGAGGAAATGTTCCTAATGTTTCGTCGCGTACACCCCAAGGTGCGGATTGTTGGGTGGTATTCTGCAGGTCCCTCGTGCGCGGTGCAGCCGAATGACATGCTCTTGCACCTCCTTATTGCAGATCGCTTCTCGCTGAATCCGGTGTACTGCATTGTGAATACAGATCCTAACAACAAAGGTGTGCCCGTGCTGGCTTATACGACGGTGCATGGCCGAGACGGGGCGCGATCGTTGGAGTTTCGCAACATCCCCACACATCTCGGCGCGGAAGAGGCGGAGGAAATCGGTATTGAACATCTCTTGCGGGATCTTACCGACTCCACcatcacaacactttccgcCCAGGTCCAGGAGCGTGAGCTTTCACTTGGCCACCTCGGTCGTGTTCTGCAGTCAATTGAGGAGTATCTTAATGACGTTGCAGAGGGTACCATGCCCATCTCAGAGGATGTTTTGAGTGTCTTGCAGGAAGTTATCAGCCTGCAGCCGCACATTTATCACTTGAAGACATCAACTGACATGGTGCGGCATGCAAATGATCAGGCGATTGCAATGTTCATCGCCGCCATTGGGCGATGTGTCTGCACTCTCTACGACGTTATTGCTAACCGACGGCGCATAGCTCGCGAAATACAGGAAGTGAGAGCGCGGCGGGAGCGGTCACTAAAGGAAAAGTTAGGAAACGAACAGCACAAGGCGAAGGAGGCCGCCACGGAGGAAAGTAGAAAAGAAGGTGCTGcgaaaaataagaataacGGTGGAACTTCAGAAGGGAAGTAA